A window of Rhododendron vialii isolate Sample 1 chromosome 13a, ASM3025357v1 contains these coding sequences:
- the LOC131314843 gene encoding E3 ubiquitin-protein ligase RSL1-like isoform X2 — translation MDFDDDELHTILIEQSRELPAAMIFESDLDLSFQIQMQEALKASVALHHSDDDDETPPQFQLPNDHVSFASLLAEDIARYERERSDRKHAEAETLRMRDDLGRRIHDQAFARDLSRIPDPEWAKTGDQFVRPYGQGSSSTSSSCSAAVPNAEPLRLYFKGLLREETARGKTTSAGVGIAICDMRDDRVLEMRKPLVCGGDIVSPEAVEVKALILGLEAAVSLGIKRLTVFCADSSLHQYVTGKSIPRQGNIATLVGQVTLLQRKFSYCGQVLVRHNDIKFALKLANEALVSQVTWPEAISSSENIKETCAICLEDMNSGKMFAINGCLHRYCYSCMKSHVHVKLVQGMLPKCPHEGCKTDLTTEMCKTFLTPELCDIMCQRVKESSIAATDKIYCPYPTCSALMSRIEVSANTRVGGPCRCKRCQGLFCLYCKVPWHNNMSCGTYKRSNPSPSAEDAKLKSLARKNLWRQCVKCSHMVELTEGCNHITCSAIPNPICHWASQFIL, via the exons ATGGACTTCGATGATGACGAACTACATACCATTCTCATCGAGCAAAGCCGCGAACTCCCCGCGGCCATGATCTTCGAGTCCGACCTCGACCTATCATTCCAAATCCAGATGCAAGAGGCACTCAAAGCCTCCGTCGCTCTCCACCACtccgacgacgacgacgaaaCACCTCCTCAGTTCCAGCTTCCGAACGACCACGTCAGCTTCGCCAGCCTCCTCGCCGAAGACATCGCGAGGTACGAGCGAGAGCGCAGCGACCGCAAGCACGCCGAGGCCGAGACCCTCCGCATGCGCGACGACCTCGGCCGTCGGATCCACGACCAGGCCTTCGCTCGCGACCTGAGCCGGATCCCCGACCCCGAGTGGGCCAAAACCGGCGACCAATTCGTCAGGCCGTACGGCCAGGGCTCCTCTTCCACTTCGTCTTCGTGTTCTGCCGCGGTTCCCAATGCGGAGCCTCTCAGGTTGTATTTCAAGGGTTTGCTGAGAGAGGAGACCGCAAGAGGTAAAACGACGTCGGCGGGTGTAGGCATCGCCATTTGCGACATGAGAGATGATAGGGTTTTAGAAATGAGGAAGCCTTTGGTTTGTGGTGGTGATATTGTGAGCCCCGAGGCGGTTGAGGTGAAAGCTTTGATATTAGGGCTCGAGGCTGCTGTTAGTTTGGGCATAAAACGGCTCACAGTCTTTTGCGCTGACAGTTCGCTCCATCAGTAT GTTACTGGAAAATCGATACCACGGCAGGGAAATATTGCCACCTTGGTCGGTCAGGTAACTCTTCTCCAAAGGAAGTTTTCATATTGCGGTCAAGTGCTAGTAAGACATAATGATATCAAGTTTGCACTCAAACTTGCAAATGAGGCACTAGTTTCTCAGGTCACCTGGCCGGAAGCAATCAGCAGTAGTGAAAATATAAAGGAGACTTGTGCAATTTGTTTAGAAGATATGAATAGTGGTAAGATGTTTGCTATTAATGGTTGCCTGCATCGTTACTGCTATTCTTGTATGAAATCACATGTACATGTGAAGTTGGTTCAAGGGATGCTTCCAAAATGCCCTCATGAAGGATGCAAGACTGACCTCACTACAGAGATGTGCAAAACATTCTTGACACCGGAGTTATGTGATATTATGTGCCAACGTGTGAAGGAATCATCCATTGCTGCAACAGACAAAATCTACTGCCCATACCCTACGTGCTCGGCATTAATGTCGAGAATTGAAGTTTCTGCGAATACTCGTGTCGGTGGACCCTGCAGATGCAAGAGGTGCCAGGGCCTGTTCTGCTTGTATTGCAAGGTCCCTTGGCACAACAACATGAGCTGTGGTACCTACAAAAGGTCTAATCCTTCCCCATCTGCAGAAGATGCAAAGCTGAAGTCTCTTGCAAGGAAGAATCTGTGGCGCCAGTGTGTGAAATGCAGCCATATGGTTGAACTTACAGAAGGTTGCAACCACATTACCTGCAG TGCCATCCCAAACCCAATTTGCCACTGGGCTAGCCAGTTTATTTTGTAG
- the LOC131314843 gene encoding E3 ubiquitin-protein ligase RSL1-like isoform X3, translating into MDFDDDELHTILIEQSRELPAAMIFESDLDLSFQIQMQEALKASVALHHSDDDDETPPQFQLPNDHVSFASLLAEDIARYERERSDRKHAEAETLRMRDDLGRRIHDQAFARDLSRIPDPEWAKTGDQFVRPYGQGSSSTSSSCSAAVPNAEPLRLYFKGLLREETARGKTTSAGVGIAICDMRDDRVLEMRKPLVCGGDIVSPEAVEVKALILGLEAAVSLGIKRLTVFCADSSLHQYVTGKSIPRQGNIATLVGQLVQGMLPKCPHEGCKTDLTTEMCKTFLTPELCDIMCQRVKESSIAATDKIYCPYPTCSALMSRIEVSANTRVGGPCRCKRCQGLFCLYCKVPWHNNMSCGTYKRSNPSPSAEDAKLKSLARKNLWRQCVKCSHMVELTEGCNHITCRCGHQFCYICGAEWRNKKATCACPLWDEQHIVHERNRQRQRLG; encoded by the exons ATGGACTTCGATGATGACGAACTACATACCATTCTCATCGAGCAAAGCCGCGAACTCCCCGCGGCCATGATCTTCGAGTCCGACCTCGACCTATCATTCCAAATCCAGATGCAAGAGGCACTCAAAGCCTCCGTCGCTCTCCACCACtccgacgacgacgacgaaaCACCTCCTCAGTTCCAGCTTCCGAACGACCACGTCAGCTTCGCCAGCCTCCTCGCCGAAGACATCGCGAGGTACGAGCGAGAGCGCAGCGACCGCAAGCACGCCGAGGCCGAGACCCTCCGCATGCGCGACGACCTCGGCCGTCGGATCCACGACCAGGCCTTCGCTCGCGACCTGAGCCGGATCCCCGACCCCGAGTGGGCCAAAACCGGCGACCAATTCGTCAGGCCGTACGGCCAGGGCTCCTCTTCCACTTCGTCTTCGTGTTCTGCCGCGGTTCCCAATGCGGAGCCTCTCAGGTTGTATTTCAAGGGTTTGCTGAGAGAGGAGACCGCAAGAGGTAAAACGACGTCGGCGGGTGTAGGCATCGCCATTTGCGACATGAGAGATGATAGGGTTTTAGAAATGAGGAAGCCTTTGGTTTGTGGTGGTGATATTGTGAGCCCCGAGGCGGTTGAGGTGAAAGCTTTGATATTAGGGCTCGAGGCTGCTGTTAGTTTGGGCATAAAACGGCTCACAGTCTTTTGCGCTGACAGTTCGCTCCATCAGTAT GTTACTGGAAAATCGATACCACGGCAGGGAAATATTGCCACCTTGGTCGGTCAG TTGGTTCAAGGGATGCTTCCAAAATGCCCTCATGAAGGATGCAAGACTGACCTCACTACAGAGATGTGCAAAACATTCTTGACACCGGAGTTATGTGATATTATGTGCCAACGTGTGAAGGAATCATCCATTGCTGCAACAGACAAAATCTACTGCCCATACCCTACGTGCTCGGCATTAATGTCGAGAATTGAAGTTTCTGCGAATACTCGTGTCGGTGGACCCTGCAGATGCAAGAGGTGCCAGGGCCTGTTCTGCTTGTATTGCAAGGTCCCTTGGCACAACAACATGAGCTGTGGTACCTACAAAAGGTCTAATCCTTCCCCATCTGCAGAAGATGCAAAGCTGAAGTCTCTTGCAAGGAAGAATCTGTGGCGCCAGTGTGTGAAATGCAGCCATATGGTTGAACTTACAGAAGGTTGCAACCACATTACCTGCAG ATGCGGTCATCAGTTTTGCTACATCTGCGGAGCCGAGTGGAGGAATAAGAAAGCAACATGTGCATGTCCTCTCTGGGATGAGCAGCATATTGTACACGAGCGTAATAGACAGCGACAAAGACTGGGATGA
- the LOC131314846 gene encoding ATP synthase subunit d, mitochondrial-like yields the protein MMNGTSGKKVVDVAFKAGKTIDWEGMAKLLVSDEARKEFATLRRAFDEVNTSLQTKFSLEPEPIDWEYYRKGIGSGLVDMYKEAYDSVEVPKYVDTVTPQYKPKFEALLVELKEAEGTSLKESERLEKEIAEVQELKKKISTMTADEYFEKHPEVKKKFDDEIRNDYWGY from the exons atgatgaacGGAACGTCAGGGAAGAAGGTAGTGGACGTAGCATTCAAGGCAGGGAAGACCATCGATTGGGAAGGCATGGCTAAGCTTCTCGTCTCCGATGAGGCTCGCAAGGAGTTCGCCACTCTCCGTCGTGCTTTCGATGAAGTCAACACCTCTCTCCAGACCAAATTCAGcctg GAACCTGAACCCATTGACTGGGAATACTATAGAAAAGGAATTGGATCTGGGTTGGTTGACATGTACAAAGAAGCATATGATA GTGTTGAGGTTCCAAAGTATGTGGACACTGTTACTCCCCAGTACAAACCCAAGTTTGAAGCCTTG TTGGTGGAACTGAAAGAAGCAGAAGGGACATCTCTGAAGGAGTCTGaaagattggagaaagaaattgcAGAAGTCCAAGAATTGAAG AAAAAGATAAGTACCATGACCGCAGATGAATATTTTGAGAAGCATCCAGAGGTTAAAAAGAAGTTTGATGACGAAATCCGAAATGATTATTGGGGCTATTGA
- the LOC131314843 gene encoding E3 ubiquitin-protein ligase RSL1-like isoform X1 encodes MDFDDDELHTILIEQSRELPAAMIFESDLDLSFQIQMQEALKASVALHHSDDDDETPPQFQLPNDHVSFASLLAEDIARYERERSDRKHAEAETLRMRDDLGRRIHDQAFARDLSRIPDPEWAKTGDQFVRPYGQGSSSTSSSCSAAVPNAEPLRLYFKGLLREETARGKTTSAGVGIAICDMRDDRVLEMRKPLVCGGDIVSPEAVEVKALILGLEAAVSLGIKRLTVFCADSSLHQYVTGKSIPRQGNIATLVGQVTLLQRKFSYCGQVLVRHNDIKFALKLANEALVSQVTWPEAISSSENIKETCAICLEDMNSGKMFAINGCLHRYCYSCMKSHVHVKLVQGMLPKCPHEGCKTDLTTEMCKTFLTPELCDIMCQRVKESSIAATDKIYCPYPTCSALMSRIEVSANTRVGGPCRCKRCQGLFCLYCKVPWHNNMSCGTYKRSNPSPSAEDAKLKSLARKNLWRQCVKCSHMVELTEGCNHITCRCGHQFCYICGAEWRNKKATCACPLWDEQHIVHERNRQRQRLG; translated from the exons ATGGACTTCGATGATGACGAACTACATACCATTCTCATCGAGCAAAGCCGCGAACTCCCCGCGGCCATGATCTTCGAGTCCGACCTCGACCTATCATTCCAAATCCAGATGCAAGAGGCACTCAAAGCCTCCGTCGCTCTCCACCACtccgacgacgacgacgaaaCACCTCCTCAGTTCCAGCTTCCGAACGACCACGTCAGCTTCGCCAGCCTCCTCGCCGAAGACATCGCGAGGTACGAGCGAGAGCGCAGCGACCGCAAGCACGCCGAGGCCGAGACCCTCCGCATGCGCGACGACCTCGGCCGTCGGATCCACGACCAGGCCTTCGCTCGCGACCTGAGCCGGATCCCCGACCCCGAGTGGGCCAAAACCGGCGACCAATTCGTCAGGCCGTACGGCCAGGGCTCCTCTTCCACTTCGTCTTCGTGTTCTGCCGCGGTTCCCAATGCGGAGCCTCTCAGGTTGTATTTCAAGGGTTTGCTGAGAGAGGAGACCGCAAGAGGTAAAACGACGTCGGCGGGTGTAGGCATCGCCATTTGCGACATGAGAGATGATAGGGTTTTAGAAATGAGGAAGCCTTTGGTTTGTGGTGGTGATATTGTGAGCCCCGAGGCGGTTGAGGTGAAAGCTTTGATATTAGGGCTCGAGGCTGCTGTTAGTTTGGGCATAAAACGGCTCACAGTCTTTTGCGCTGACAGTTCGCTCCATCAGTAT GTTACTGGAAAATCGATACCACGGCAGGGAAATATTGCCACCTTGGTCGGTCAGGTAACTCTTCTCCAAAGGAAGTTTTCATATTGCGGTCAAGTGCTAGTAAGACATAATGATATCAAGTTTGCACTCAAACTTGCAAATGAGGCACTAGTTTCTCAGGTCACCTGGCCGGAAGCAATCAGCAGTAGTGAAAATATAAAGGAGACTTGTGCAATTTGTTTAGAAGATATGAATAGTGGTAAGATGTTTGCTATTAATGGTTGCCTGCATCGTTACTGCTATTCTTGTATGAAATCACATGTACATGTGAAGTTGGTTCAAGGGATGCTTCCAAAATGCCCTCATGAAGGATGCAAGACTGACCTCACTACAGAGATGTGCAAAACATTCTTGACACCGGAGTTATGTGATATTATGTGCCAACGTGTGAAGGAATCATCCATTGCTGCAACAGACAAAATCTACTGCCCATACCCTACGTGCTCGGCATTAATGTCGAGAATTGAAGTTTCTGCGAATACTCGTGTCGGTGGACCCTGCAGATGCAAGAGGTGCCAGGGCCTGTTCTGCTTGTATTGCAAGGTCCCTTGGCACAACAACATGAGCTGTGGTACCTACAAAAGGTCTAATCCTTCCCCATCTGCAGAAGATGCAAAGCTGAAGTCTCTTGCAAGGAAGAATCTGTGGCGCCAGTGTGTGAAATGCAGCCATATGGTTGAACTTACAGAAGGTTGCAACCACATTACCTGCAG ATGCGGTCATCAGTTTTGCTACATCTGCGGAGCCGAGTGGAGGAATAAGAAAGCAACATGTGCATGTCCTCTCTGGGATGAGCAGCATATTGTACACGAGCGTAATAGACAGCGACAAAGACTGGGATGA